The following proteins come from a genomic window of bacterium:
- the dnaK gene encoding molecular chaperone DnaK, whose amino-acid sequence MGKIIGIDLGTTNSCVAVLEGGEPVVIPNAEGARTTPSMVAFSKDGERLVGAPAKRQAVTNPDKTIYSIKRFMGRMFGEVENEIGEVPYKVVKGKNNVARVKIDDKEYSPPEISAMILQKMKQTAEEYLGQKVTEAVVTVPAYFNDSQRQATKEAGVIAGLEVKRIINEPTAASLAYGLDKKKNEKIAVYDLGGGTFDISILELGDGVFEVKSTNGDTHLGGDDFDQRIINWLVEEFKKTEGVDLSKDPMALQRLKEASEKAKIELSSTKQTEINLPFVTATDTGPKHLNVTLTRSKFEQLCDDLFQRTVKPCELALKDAGLAKSDIDDVILVGGMIRVPRVQEIVKDIFGKEPHKGVNPDEVVAIGAAIQGGVLSGDVKDVLLLDVTPLSLGIETLGGVFTRLIEKNTTIPTKKSEVFSTAADSQTSVEIHVLQGERELARDNKTIGKFHLDGIPPAPRGIPQIEVGFDIDANGILNVSAKDKATGKEQSIRIEASSGLTEEEIEKMVKDAQSHAAEDKKRREEIDVRNSADQLVYQTEKNLKEFGDKVDGDAKNKIEAAVGRVKEALKGSNIDEIKSSTDDLNKIWQEAASKMYSQAQGAPGAGAEQEAASQQAEAEPSDSDKNVEDADFEVVDDDK is encoded by the coding sequence ATGGGAAAAATAATTGGTATTGATCTTGGTACTACTAACTCATGCGTTGCTGTTCTTGAGGGCGGTGAGCCGGTTGTTATACCTAATGCAGAAGGCGCACGTACAACTCCGTCAATGGTAGCATTTTCAAAAGACGGAGAGAGGCTGGTTGGCGCACCTGCAAAACGTCAGGCTGTTACTAATCCTGATAAAACTATCTACTCCATTAAGCGTTTTATGGGAAGAATGTTCGGAGAAGTGGAAAATGAGATTGGTGAAGTGCCTTATAAGGTAGTAAAAGGCAAAAATAATGTTGCACGCGTTAAGATTGACGACAAAGAGTATTCACCGCCTGAAATATCTGCTATGATTCTTCAGAAGATGAAGCAGACAGCAGAAGAGTATCTTGGACAGAAGGTAACTGAAGCAGTAGTGACTGTTCCTGCATACTTTAATGACAGTCAGAGACAGGCGACAAAAGAGGCTGGTGTTATTGCCGGCCTTGAAGTTAAAAGAATTATCAATGAACCGACAGCTGCAAGCCTTGCATACGGCCTTGATAAGAAGAAAAATGAGAAAATAGCTGTTTATGATCTCGGCGGCGGTACATTTGATATTTCAATATTAGAGCTGGGAGACGGAGTTTTTGAAGTAAAATCAACAAACGGAGATACTCACCTCGGCGGTGATGATTTTGATCAGAGAATTATAAACTGGCTTGTTGAAGAGTTTAAAAAAACGGAAGGTGTTGATCTTTCAAAAGACCCTATGGCTTTGCAGAGATTAAAGGAGGCTTCTGAAAAAGCAAAGATTGAACTCTCTTCTACAAAACAGACTGAGATCAATCTGCCTTTTGTAACTGCCACTGACACAGGCCCGAAACATCTTAATGTAACTCTCACACGCTCAAAGTTTGAGCAGCTGTGTGATGATCTTTTCCAGCGTACTGTAAAACCTTGTGAACTTGCTCTTAAGGATGCAGGGCTTGCAAAAAGTGATATTGATGATGTTATTCTTGTAGGGGGAATGATAAGAGTTCCCCGTGTGCAGGAGATAGTCAAAGATATTTTCGGCAAGGAGCCTCATAAGGGTGTAAATCCGGACGAAGTTGTTGCAATCGGTGCTGCAATTCAGGGCGGAGTTTTAAGCGGTGACGTAAAGGATGTGCTGCTTCTTGATGTCACACCGCTCTCTCTCGGAATAGAAACCCTGGGCGGAGTATTTACAAGGCTTATTGAAAAGAACACGACAATTCCGACGAAAAAAAGCGAGGTATTTTCAACTGCAGCTGATAGCCAGACTTCTGTGGAAATACATGTTCTGCAGGGAGAACGGGAGCTGGCAAGGGACAATAAAACAATTGGAAAATTTCATCTTGACGGAATACCGCCTGCTCCGCGGGGGATTCCTCAAATAGAAGTCGGGTTTGATATAGATGCAAACGGAATTCTCAATGTGTCGGCAAAGGATAAAGCAACCGGGAAAGAGCAGTCTATCCGGATTGAAGCATCTTCAGGCCTTACGGAAGAAGAGATTGAAAAGATGGTAAAGGATGCCCAATCTCATGCTGCGGAGGATAAAAAACGCAGGGAAGAGATAGATGTAAGAAACTCTGCAGATCAGCTTGTTTACCAGACAGAGAAAAATTTAAAAGAGTTCGGAGACAAGGTTGACGGAGATGCGAAAAATAAAATCGAAGCAGCCGTAGGCAGAGTTAAAGAGGCTCTCAAAGGATCAAATATTGATGAGATAAAATCATCTACCGACGATCTTAACAAGATATGGCAGGAAGCTGCAAGCAAAATGTATTCTCAGGCACAGGGTGCTCCTGGAGCAGGGGCGGAACAGGAAGCAGCTTCTCAGCAAGCTGAGGCAGAACCTTCTGACTCTGATAAAAATGTTGAAGATGCGGATTTTGAAGTAGTAGATGATGATAAATAA
- the clpB gene encoding ATP-dependent chaperone ClpB, producing MDINKFTIKVQEALQHSQQLASDRNNQQIEPEHLLFSLLEDSGSFAVSMMKKLEANLPEIKLFLKDRIDRFPKVSGGVGQIYMSRELDAVLQQSLKEAEKLKDEYISVEHILLALSAQNLPVSEMLKNQGVSYDNVLKVMKEARGSQRVTDQNPEDKYHALNRYAKNLNEAARQQKLDPVIGRDEEIRRVLQVLSRRTKNNPVLIGEPGVGKTAVVEGIASRIAAGDVPENLKTKQILALDMGALIAGAKFRGEFEDRLKAVLREIHESEGNVILFIDELHTLVGAGSAEGAVDASNMLKPALARGELRCIGATTLDEYRKYIEKDAALERRFQPVRISEPSVTDTISILRGLKERYEVHHGVRIQDSAIVAAAVLSHRYITDRFLPDKAIDLIDEAASKLRIEIDSMPEELDQAERQIKQLEIEKEAVKKEKDSKSKERLKSIKEELANLKEQSGALRSHWQIEKELIAGIRRLKEDIEKARAEAVKMEREGNLSKTAELTYGTIPSLEKELEDVNNKLVELQKDHKMLKEEVEEEDIAEIVAKWTGIPVSKMLESEREKLVHMEERITIRVRGQDEAVSAVSNAIRRGRAGLQEESRPIGSFIFLGTTGVGKTELARALAEFLFDDEKAMVRIDMSEYMEKHSVSRLIGAPPGYVGYDEGGQLTEAVRRRPYSVLLLDEIEKAHPDVFNILLQVLDEGRLTDNQGRVVNFNNTIIIMTSNLGASYIMEKSQSINDENRRQIYKDIQNEVHRMLKKTLRPEFLNRVDEIIVFHPLRLEEIREIVDIQFEKIAKLAEKQGIELTITDDARNLIADMGYDPAFGARPLKRVIQKMVANTLANRILSGEITKGDSVEVIAKENILDFKKKIS from the coding sequence ATAGATATTAATAAATTTACTATTAAGGTTCAGGAAGCTTTGCAGCATTCCCAGCAACTGGCATCCGATAGAAATAATCAGCAGATTGAACCGGAACACCTTCTGTTTTCTCTGCTTGAGGATTCCGGAAGTTTTGCTGTGTCAATGATGAAAAAACTGGAAGCAAATCTCCCGGAGATAAAATTATTTTTAAAAGACAGAATAGACCGGTTCCCGAAGGTAAGCGGAGGAGTGGGCCAGATATATATGTCCCGCGAACTTGATGCTGTTCTTCAGCAGAGCTTGAAAGAAGCGGAAAAATTGAAGGATGAGTATATCAGTGTGGAACACATACTGCTGGCTCTGTCTGCTCAAAATCTGCCTGTAAGCGAAATGCTGAAAAATCAGGGTGTAAGTTATGACAATGTACTCAAGGTTATGAAAGAGGCCAGGGGGAGCCAGAGAGTAACAGATCAAAATCCGGAAGATAAATATCATGCATTAAACCGTTATGCAAAAAATTTGAATGAAGCTGCAAGGCAGCAGAAGCTTGACCCTGTGATAGGGCGCGATGAGGAGATAAGGCGGGTGCTTCAGGTTCTGTCACGAAGGACAAAAAATAATCCTGTCCTGATAGGTGAGCCAGGAGTGGGGAAAACCGCAGTTGTGGAAGGAATCGCATCCCGAATAGCAGCAGGTGATGTGCCTGAAAATCTTAAAACAAAGCAGATTCTTGCTCTTGATATGGGAGCTTTGATTGCAGGTGCAAAATTCAGGGGAGAATTTGAGGACAGGCTTAAGGCTGTACTTCGTGAGATACACGAATCCGAAGGGAATGTAATACTCTTTATCGATGAACTTCACACCCTTGTCGGCGCAGGAAGTGCAGAGGGTGCTGTTGATGCATCAAATATGCTGAAGCCTGCTCTTGCAAGAGGCGAGCTGAGATGTATCGGAGCTACAACCCTTGATGAATACAGAAAGTACATTGAAAAAGATGCAGCATTAGAGAGGCGTTTTCAGCCTGTTAGAATATCCGAGCCTTCTGTCACTGATACAATTTCAATTCTCAGGGGGCTGAAGGAAAGATATGAAGTTCACCACGGAGTACGCATTCAGGACAGTGCGATTGTTGCTGCAGCGGTTTTATCTCACAGATATATTACAGACAGATTCCTGCCTGACAAGGCAATAGATTTGATTGACGAAGCTGCATCCAAACTTCGCATAGAGATTGATTCCATGCCTGAAGAGCTGGATCAGGCTGAACGGCAGATAAAACAGCTTGAGATTGAAAAAGAGGCTGTTAAGAAGGAGAAGGACAGCAAATCAAAGGAGCGGCTGAAATCCATAAAAGAGGAGCTGGCAAATCTTAAAGAGCAGTCCGGAGCTTTGCGTTCTCACTGGCAGATTGAAAAGGAACTGATAGCCGGAATAAGAAGACTAAAAGAAGATATTGAAAAAGCGAGAGCAGAAGCAGTAAAGATGGAGAGAGAGGGTAACCTTTCAAAAACTGCGGAACTTACTTACGGAACAATTCCTTCTCTTGAAAAAGAGCTGGAAGATGTAAATAATAAACTTGTTGAACTGCAGAAAGATCACAAGATGCTGAAAGAAGAAGTTGAAGAGGAAGATATAGCAGAGATTGTTGCAAAGTGGACAGGCATACCTGTTTCCAAGATGCTTGAATCGGAAAGGGAAAAGCTTGTCCATATGGAAGAACGTATTACTATAAGAGTAAGAGGCCAGGATGAGGCTGTAAGTGCAGTATCAAACGCTATAAGACGCGGCAGAGCGGGGCTTCAGGAGGAGTCAAGGCCCATAGGTTCGTTTATTTTCCTCGGTACAACAGGAGTAGGAAAAACAGAACTTGCCCGTGCACTTGCAGAGTTTCTATTTGATGATGAAAAAGCCATGGTCAGAATTGACATGTCGGAATACATGGAAAAACATTCGGTTTCACGCCTTATCGGAGCTCCTCCGGGATATGTGGGGTATGATGAAGGCGGCCAGCTTACAGAAGCTGTGAGAAGGCGCCCATATTCAGTGCTTCTTTTGGATGAGATAGAAAAAGCCCATCCTGATGTGTTCAATATCCTGCTTCAGGTACTTGATGAAGGAAGATTAACGGATAATCAGGGAAGAGTAGTTAATTTTAATAATACAATAATCATTATGACCTCCAATCTCGGAGCGTCCTATATTATGGAGAAGAGCCAGTCAATCAATGATGAGAATCGCCGTCAGATTTATAAAGATATTCAGAATGAAGTTCACAGGATGCTGAAAAAGACCTTGAGGCCTGAATTCCTGAACAGAGTTGACGAGATCATTGTTTTTCATCCGCTGAGATTAGAGGAAATACGTGAAATTGTGGACATACAGTTTGAAAAAATTGCAAAGCTTGCTGAGAAACAGGGAATTGAATTAACCATCACTGATGATGCAA
- a CDS encoding zinc ribbon domain-containing protein → MPTYEYKCEKCGYEFEVFQSMTEPPVKKCPECGGHVKKLIGKGSGLIFKGSGFYETDYKRKSSSKPESSKSKGKDKTQIKDKK, encoded by the coding sequence ATGCCGACTTATGAGTACAAGTGTGAGAAATGCGGATATGAATTCGAGGTTTTTCAGTCTATGACTGAACCGCCTGTTAAAAAGTGTCCCGAGTGCGGAGGGCATGTAAAAAAGCTGATAGGGAAGGGGTCAGGACTGATTTTTAAGGGATCAGGATTCTATGAAACTGATTATAAACGTAAAAGCAGCAGTAAACCGGAGTCTTCTAAGAGTAAAGGCAAGGATAAAACTCAAATTAAAGACAAAAAATAA
- a CDS encoding J domain-containing protein — protein MNSKDYYKVLGIKENAGKNDIKVAYRKLAKKYHPDANPGNREAEEKFKEISEAYSVLSDEKKRSQYDQMRKYGGSFGGGSPQGFDFSGFDFNSFRGRPKRGGRGSSGNFSDMFGGFGLGDVFSQFFDMGKAASGRHVNVENENTINVELKVPFELSITGGKASFSVKKEKTCPTCGGGGAKPGSTVKTCPECQGRGFVNVVQGGFGVSRPCPKCYGRGTIIENPCDQCHGRGVVLGDRKYSVKLPAGVEDGKKIRLKGEGKKGENGHKAGDMIVTVRVQKHRFFSRKGNDILCAVTLSLKQSVQGTTVKVKTVHGKKVNLKIPALTKNGKTLRLPGLGVKKSGVKGDQYVKINVKIPANPSEEEKKLIHKIMG, from the coding sequence AGATTATTATAAAGTTTTAGGGATTAAAGAAAACGCAGGGAAAAATGATATAAAGGTTGCGTACAGGAAACTTGCAAAAAAATACCACCCGGATGCAAATCCAGGGAATAGAGAAGCTGAAGAAAAGTTTAAAGAGATATCCGAAGCATACTCTGTTTTAAGTGATGAAAAGAAGCGCTCTCAATATGATCAAATGAGAAAGTACGGCGGATCTTTTGGGGGAGGCTCGCCTCAGGGATTTGATTTCTCCGGATTTGATTTTAATTCTTTTCGAGGAAGGCCAAAAAGAGGCGGCCGTGGTTCTTCAGGAAATTTTTCTGATATGTTCGGAGGATTCGGCCTTGGAGATGTTTTCAGCCAGTTTTTTGATATGGGCAAAGCAGCGAGTGGCCGCCATGTCAATGTTGAAAATGAGAATACCATTAATGTGGAGCTGAAAGTTCCGTTTGAGCTGAGTATTACAGGGGGAAAAGCGAGTTTTTCTGTTAAAAAAGAGAAAACCTGTCCTACATGCGGAGGAGGCGGTGCAAAACCGGGATCAACTGTTAAAACATGCCCGGAATGCCAGGGCCGCGGATTTGTCAATGTTGTGCAGGGCGGATTCGGTGTTAGCCGGCCATGTCCCAAATGTTATGGCAGAGGTACGATAATTGAAAACCCCTGTGATCAATGCCACGGCAGGGGAGTAGTCCTCGGAGACAGAAAATATTCTGTCAAGCTTCCTGCCGGAGTTGAAGACGGCAAGAAGATTCGTTTAAAAGGAGAGGGTAAAAAGGGAGAGAATGGACATAAAGCCGGTGACATGATTGTAACTGTCAGGGTACAGAAACATAGATTCTTTTCAAGAAAAGGCAATGATATTTTATGTGCTGTTACACTATCATTGAAACAATCTGTACAGGGGACAACAGTAAAGGTAAAAACTGTTCACGGGAAAAAAGTAAATCTTAAGATTCCTGCTTTAACAAAAAACGGCAAAACCTTAAGGCTGCCCGGCCTTGGTGTGAAAAAGAGCGGGGTAAAGGGTGATCAGTATGTAAAAATAAATGTAAAGATTCCTGCAAACCCGTCGGAAGAAGAAAAAAAGCTCATTCATAAAATTATGGGTTAA